The following proteins are co-located in the Synechococcus sp. PROS-U-1 genome:
- the psbP gene encoding photosystem II reaction center PsbP, with protein sequence MQLLQSLSRVIVCGVLALVLGACAAGPTAGLQSYQSPDGRFAFLYPTGWTQVQVSNGPRVVFHDLIHSDETVSLMINKVSEDNELNELGSAVAVGERLRREVIATAGSGRTAELVEAQEREVNGHTFYDLEYAVHLEDRDRHELATVVVDRGRLYTLATSVNEDRWDKVDDLCGRVVRSLNLLI encoded by the coding sequence ATGCAGCTCCTCCAGTCTTTGAGTCGCGTAATCGTTTGCGGCGTCCTGGCACTGGTGCTGGGAGCCTGCGCGGCAGGACCAACGGCAGGGCTGCAGTCGTACCAAAGCCCGGATGGCCGTTTTGCTTTCCTCTATCCCACCGGCTGGACCCAGGTGCAGGTAAGCAACGGACCGCGGGTTGTGTTTCACGACCTGATCCACAGCGATGAAACCGTGAGCCTGATGATCAACAAGGTGAGTGAAGACAACGAACTCAACGAACTCGGCAGTGCTGTTGCCGTTGGGGAACGGTTGCGCCGGGAAGTGATCGCCACCGCCGGCAGCGGTCGCACCGCTGAGCTGGTGGAAGCACAGGAACGCGAGGTGAATGGCCACACCTTCTACGACCTGGAATATGCGGTGCATCTGGAAGATCGCGACCGTCACGAGCTGGCCACTGTGGTGGTTGACCGAGGCCGGCTGTACACCCTGGCCACCAGCGTCAACGAGGATCGCTGGGACAAGGTGGATGATCTCTGCGGCCGGGTGGTGCGCTCGCTGAATCTGCTGATTTGA
- a CDS encoding DUF952 domain-containing protein, which produces MLPILYSFRRCPYAMRARWALLEAGLLVKWREIALKAKPAEMLAVSPKGTVPVLVLPDGTVIEESRAVMEWALDQADPRGLRYAADAVALIEQNDGPFKHHLDRFKYTDRYPGTNKEEQRAAGLAILHSLNQRIAEQGWLLGERCSLADAALWPFVRQWRIADPEGFDNDNSLGALRSWLNRFLEDPRFERLMQRADPWDAGGQQHHFPADAVEVPLDQPLFHLALKADWQTAQASGSYRISTRGMTLEQVGFIHCSWQEQVNATFERFYADAGEVLLLEIDPSAVGAPLRADAIPTGELFPHLYGPLRLDAVRSAVTMPAAA; this is translated from the coding sequence GTGCTGCCAATCCTCTACAGCTTTCGCCGCTGCCCTTACGCCATGCGAGCCCGCTGGGCCCTGCTAGAGGCCGGGCTTCTTGTGAAGTGGCGGGAGATCGCGCTGAAGGCCAAACCAGCCGAGATGTTGGCGGTCTCCCCCAAGGGCACGGTGCCGGTCTTGGTGCTGCCGGACGGCACGGTGATCGAGGAAAGCCGGGCGGTGATGGAGTGGGCCCTGGATCAAGCCGACCCCCGGGGACTGCGATACGCCGCCGATGCCGTAGCGCTGATCGAGCAGAACGACGGCCCGTTCAAGCACCATCTGGATCGGTTCAAGTACACCGACCGCTACCCCGGCACCAACAAAGAAGAACAGCGCGCCGCCGGCCTGGCGATCCTGCACAGCTTGAACCAGAGAATCGCCGAGCAGGGCTGGCTGCTGGGCGAGCGCTGCTCGCTGGCGGACGCCGCCCTCTGGCCGTTCGTGCGGCAATGGCGCATCGCCGATCCTGAGGGATTCGACAACGACAACTCGCTTGGGGCCTTGCGCAGCTGGCTCAACCGCTTCCTGGAGGATCCCCGCTTCGAGCGGCTGATGCAGCGGGCCGATCCCTGGGATGCCGGTGGGCAACAGCACCACTTCCCCGCCGATGCGGTGGAGGTTCCCCTCGATCAACCCCTGTTCCACCTGGCCCTCAAGGCCGACTGGCAGACCGCTCAGGCCAGCGGTAGCTACCGCATCTCCACCCGGGGCATGACGCTGGAGCAGGTGGGCTTCATCCACTGCTCCTGGCAGGAGCAGGTGAACGCCACCTTTGAGCGCTTTTATGCCGATGCCGGCGAGGTGCTGCTGCTGGAGATTGATCCATCCGCCGTTGGCGCTCCCCTGCGCGCCGATGCCATTCCCACCGGTGAACTGTTCCCCCACCTCTACGGACCATTGCGACTCGACGCGGTGCGCTCAGCCGTGACCATGCCAGCGGCAGCATGA
- the cdaA gene encoding diadenylate cyclase CdaA, translated as MNVLAVVDPRLVLDVLFASSIGFLLFSRVNEQRTLWLLRGWLFLVAMAWFVQRFANLPLTTKLVDALVMACSLSLAILWQGELRRLMELLGTGRLAVLLGNPQKEFRASAGTVSQITDAAGRLSQLRRGALIVVDLGSDLRPEDFLNPGVAIGAVLSRELMLNLFAADTPLHDGAVLVRGNRIESAGVILPLSRHSVSRFGTRHLAALGITERFDRCICIVVSEETGTLSLANQGKLERPITSSRLQELLQELFSNAESMPPARRTVGSSPSESLS; from the coding sequence GTGAACGTGTTGGCGGTGGTGGATCCGCGCCTGGTGCTCGACGTTCTTTTCGCCTCTTCCATCGGCTTTCTTCTGTTCTCCCGCGTCAACGAACAGCGCACCCTTTGGTTGCTCCGAGGTTGGCTGTTTCTCGTGGCCATGGCCTGGTTTGTCCAGCGCTTCGCCAACCTGCCCCTCACCACAAAACTGGTGGACGCGCTCGTGATGGCCTGTTCGCTGTCACTGGCGATTCTTTGGCAGGGGGAGCTGCGTCGCTTGATGGAGCTGCTGGGAACCGGACGTCTGGCCGTGTTGCTGGGAAATCCCCAAAAAGAGTTCCGCGCTTCAGCCGGCACCGTGAGCCAGATCACCGATGCCGCGGGTCGGCTGTCTCAGCTGCGACGGGGTGCCTTGATCGTTGTTGATCTGGGAAGCGACCTCAGGCCCGAAGATTTTCTCAATCCTGGCGTTGCCATCGGAGCCGTGCTGAGCCGCGAGCTGATGCTGAATCTGTTTGCCGCCGACACCCCGCTCCACGATGGTGCCGTGCTGGTGCGGGGCAATCGGATTGAATCGGCAGGCGTGATTCTTCCGCTGTCAAGGCACAGCGTGAGTCGTTTCGGCACACGCCATCTGGCGGCCCTTGGCATTACCGAACGCTTTGATCGCTGCATCTGCATCGTGGTGTCCGAAGAGACAGGAACACTGTCTCTGGCCAACCAAGGCAAGCTGGAACGGCCGATCACCAGCTCTCGCCTCCAGGAACTTCTGCAGGAGCTGTTCAGCAACGCCGAATCGATGCCTCCGGCACGACGTACGGTGGGAAGCTCTCCGTCCGAATCGCTGTCTTGA
- the recR gene encoding recombination mediator RecR: protein MARLIDQFERLPGIGPRTAQRLALHLLNQPEEQIHQFADALLAARTQVGQCQTCFHLSAEPECEICRNPERRNGVICVVADSRDLLALERTREFQGSYHVLGGLISPMDGIGPELLHVTELVQRISSEEISEVILALTPSVEGDTTSLYLGRLLKPFCPVSRIAYGLPMGSELEYADEVTLSRALEGRRPV, encoded by the coding sequence TTGGCCCGACTGATTGATCAGTTCGAGCGTTTGCCCGGTATCGGTCCGCGCACCGCTCAGCGGCTCGCTTTGCATCTGTTGAATCAACCCGAAGAGCAGATTCACCAGTTCGCCGATGCCCTGCTGGCGGCCCGCACCCAGGTGGGCCAATGCCAGACCTGCTTTCACCTTTCCGCCGAGCCGGAGTGTGAGATCTGCCGCAACCCGGAGCGCCGCAATGGGGTGATCTGCGTGGTGGCAGATTCCCGGGATCTGCTGGCTTTGGAGCGCACCCGCGAATTTCAGGGGTCGTATCACGTGCTCGGCGGCCTGATTTCGCCTATGGATGGCATCGGCCCGGAGCTGCTGCACGTGACTGAATTGGTGCAGCGGATCAGCTCCGAGGAGATCAGCGAGGTGATCCTGGCCCTCACCCCCAGCGTGGAAGGCGACACCACCAGCTTGTACCTGGGGCGGTTGCTCAAGCCCTTCTGTCCGGTGAGTCGGATCGCCTACGGCCTGCCGATGGGCAGCGAATTGGAATACGCCGATGAGGTCACCCTGAGCAGGGCCCTGGAGGGGCGCCGGCCGGTATGA
- the lipA gene encoding lipoyl synthase — protein MSKYSAIPPAERLPDWLRRPIGNASELERVQGLVKQNRLHTICEEGRCPNRGECYAAGTATFLLGGSICTRSCAFCQVDKGQAPMPVDAAEAERVADAVEAMQLRYVVLTAVARDDLADHGASLFTSTMAAIRARNPLIALEVLTPDFWGGFSDQAQAVTAQRQRLATVLAAQPVCFNHNLETVQRLQGEVRRGATYERSLGLLAAARELAPEIPTKSGLMLGLGETREEVIATLHDLRSVDCQRLTLGQYLRPSLEHIPVARYWTPKEFDELALLARDLGFAQVRSGPLVRSSYHAAD, from the coding sequence ATGAGCAAGTACAGCGCCATCCCTCCTGCTGAGCGATTGCCGGACTGGCTGCGTCGGCCGATCGGCAACGCCTCCGAGTTGGAGCGGGTGCAGGGGCTTGTGAAGCAGAACCGCCTGCACACCATCTGTGAGGAGGGGCGCTGCCCCAACCGCGGCGAGTGCTACGCGGCAGGAACGGCAACCTTTTTGCTGGGCGGTTCGATCTGCACCCGCAGCTGTGCCTTCTGCCAGGTGGACAAGGGTCAGGCACCGATGCCGGTAGATGCCGCGGAAGCCGAACGGGTGGCGGATGCGGTGGAGGCGATGCAGCTCCGTTATGTGGTGCTCACGGCCGTGGCCCGCGACGATCTCGCCGATCACGGCGCCAGCCTGTTCACCAGCACCATGGCGGCGATCCGGGCCCGCAATCCGCTCATTGCCCTTGAGGTGCTCACGCCTGATTTCTGGGGTGGCTTCTCTGATCAGGCGCAGGCGGTGACTGCGCAGCGGCAGCGGTTGGCCACGGTGCTGGCGGCCCAACCGGTGTGCTTCAACCACAACCTGGAAACGGTGCAGCGGCTGCAGGGGGAGGTGCGCCGCGGTGCCACCTATGAGCGATCGCTCGGTTTACTGGCGGCGGCCCGGGAGCTGGCGCCTGAAATCCCCACAAAAAGTGGCCTGATGCTCGGCTTGGGGGAGACCCGCGAGGAGGTGATCGCCACCCTCCACGATCTCCGAAGCGTGGATTGCCAGCGGCTCACCTTGGGGCAGTACCTGCGTCCCTCGTTGGAGCACATTCCGGTGGCCCGCTATTGGACGCCGAAGGAGTTCGACGAGCTCGCGCTGTTGGCCCGTGATCTGGGGTTTGCCCAGGTGCGCAGTGGCCCGTTGGTGCGCAGCAGCTATCACGCCGCCGACTGA
- a CDS encoding LCP family protein: MAQDPPAKPSSEAATWPVVLAVVVGLSGGLMLSVPLSRLINTESPTTADQSVVPPQPAPLANPFAGWTGFGAREVVVLGRDRTGSNTDVIFTVRVNGTTTTITQIPRDSYIDAEGFGGMKLNALMAYGGVEAVERELTRLMNRPIRHHIVVRLDAIETLANLVGGIEVDVPKRLYYVDRSQNLVIDLQPGPQLLKGKDLEGFLRWRNDGRGDFGRLERQQLALKGLFERMKQPQNLIRLPALIAAAGQALETDLGPMELGGLITAMGTTDLNASSLKAVPFNAGGISYLDTEWPATKSSGADASEASSQRFRFLF; this comes from the coding sequence ATGGCACAAGACCCTCCTGCCAAGCCTTCCTCAGAGGCCGCGACATGGCCGGTGGTTCTGGCTGTGGTGGTTGGTCTCAGTGGCGGCTTGATGCTGTCGGTTCCCCTGAGCCGGTTGATCAACACCGAATCGCCAACAACGGCAGATCAATCTGTGGTGCCGCCCCAACCAGCGCCGCTCGCCAATCCATTCGCCGGTTGGACCGGCTTTGGTGCGAGGGAGGTGGTGGTGCTCGGCCGTGATCGCACCGGCAGCAACACCGATGTGATCTTCACGGTGCGGGTGAACGGCACCACCACGACGATCACCCAGATTCCCCGCGACAGTTACATCGATGCGGAAGGCTTCGGAGGCATGAAGCTCAATGCACTGATGGCCTACGGCGGTGTGGAGGCGGTGGAGCGGGAGTTGACGCGACTGATGAATCGTCCGATCCGTCATCACATCGTGGTGCGCCTGGATGCGATCGAAACCCTGGCCAATCTGGTGGGGGGGATTGAGGTGGATGTGCCCAAGCGGCTGTATTACGTCGATCGAAGTCAGAACCTGGTGATCGATTTGCAGCCGGGGCCTCAGCTGTTGAAGGGCAAGGATCTGGAGGGCTTTTTGCGCTGGCGCAACGATGGCCGCGGCGATTTTGGCCGGTTGGAACGGCAGCAGTTGGCCTTGAAAGGCCTGTTCGAGCGGATGAAACAACCGCAGAATCTGATTCGCTTGCCGGCTTTAATTGCGGCTGCGGGTCAGGCGTTGGAGACGGATCTCGGGCCGATGGAGTTGGGTGGCTTGATCACCGCCATGGGCACCACTGATCTCAACGCGTCCAGCTTGAAGGCGGTGCCGTTCAATGCAGGCGGAATCAGCTATCTGGATACGGAATGGCCAGCCACAAAGAGCAGTGGCGCTGATGCCAGTGAGGCCAGCAGCCAGCGCTTCCGCTTCTTGTTCTGA
- a CDS encoding cupin domain-containing protein → MAVAGILLLAGSVLAAPQPELQELFKASRTPGERVVAYPQGTPEMRVYRVRLPVGAVIPLHTHPSPVVVVVTKGAMTNVRLVDGIEVVSVIRPGDGFLEGHPDEPHYVTNRGPEPAEAMVTFASAEGLPNMIPMK, encoded by the coding sequence ATGGCCGTCGCCGGCATTTTGCTCCTGGCCGGCAGTGTGCTCGCTGCACCTCAGCCTGAGCTTCAGGAGTTGTTCAAGGCGAGTCGAACGCCGGGTGAACGGGTTGTGGCCTATCCGCAGGGAACACCGGAGATGCGGGTCTACCGGGTAAGGCTGCCGGTGGGAGCAGTCATTCCACTCCACACCCATCCGTCGCCGGTGGTTGTTGTGGTGACGAAGGGCGCGATGACCAATGTGCGCCTGGTGGACGGCATCGAGGTTGTGAGCGTGATCCGCCCCGGTGATGGCTTTCTCGAGGGCCATCCCGATGAACCGCATTACGTCACCAACAGGGGGCCTGAACCAGCAGAAGCGATGGTCACCTTCGCGAGCGCCGAAGGTCTTCCCAACATGATCCCGATGAAATAA
- a CDS encoding isoprenyl transferase, which yields MSRPPATSTDTAARSLLPADLDPGRLPQHVALIMDGNGRWAKSRGLPRMMGHRAGVEALKSTLRHCSDWGIQALTAYAFSTENWSRPGEEVNFLMTLFERVLQAELKALEAEQVRIRFLGDLEALPQKLQQLIHDATARTAANKGIHFNVCTNYGGRRELVQAAQRLARRAATGELDADSIDENSIAAELFTAGEQDPDLLIRTSGEYRISNFLLWQLAYAEIHVTDVLWPDFDAAALKEALLDFQRRNRRFGGLDPIRP from the coding sequence TTGAGCCGCCCTCCGGCCACCAGCACTGACACGGCCGCTCGTTCGCTTCTCCCTGCGGACCTCGACCCAGGCCGGCTCCCGCAGCACGTGGCCTTGATCATGGATGGCAACGGTCGCTGGGCGAAATCGCGCGGGCTACCACGAATGATGGGGCACCGTGCCGGTGTCGAGGCGCTGAAATCCACCCTGCGGCACTGCAGTGACTGGGGCATCCAGGCCTTAACGGCCTATGCCTTCTCCACGGAGAACTGGTCACGCCCGGGGGAGGAGGTGAATTTCCTGATGACCCTGTTCGAACGGGTGTTGCAGGCTGAACTCAAGGCCCTGGAAGCCGAACAGGTGAGGATTCGCTTTCTCGGAGATCTCGAGGCCCTGCCTCAGAAACTGCAACAGCTGATCCATGACGCCACGGCGCGTACAGCGGCCAACAAAGGCATTCATTTCAACGTTTGCACCAACTACGGAGGGCGCAGGGAACTGGTGCAGGCCGCTCAGCGCCTGGCCCGACGCGCTGCAACCGGAGAGCTGGATGCCGACAGCATCGACGAGAACAGCATCGCCGCTGAATTGTTTACCGCGGGCGAGCAGGATCCCGATCTATTGATCCGCACCAGCGGTGAATACCGCATCAGCAATTTTCTGCTCTGGCAGCTGGCCTACGCCGAAATCCACGTCACCGATGTGCTCTGGCCCGACTTCGATGCCGCCGCCTTGAAAGAGGCCCTTCTTGATTTCCAACGCCGCAACCGCCGCTTCGGCGGCCTCGATCCAATCCGCCCATGA
- a CDS encoding rhodanese-related sulfurtransferase: MDPSCQEPVLANDSRLLVAAFYAFTALDDERRETLLTSLPSLAREGDVLGSVLVALEGVNGTISGPEPGVNAVLDHLRASLDLGDDHYARLEVKRSWADKPVFRRFKARRKKEIVTIGVTSVDPHASVGTYVEPGDWNALVDDPNTLVIDTRNSYETAIGSFDGAIDPGTESFRDFPQWAETTLRPLMEDNGNKRIAMFCTGGIRCEKASSYLQQQGFGEVHHLRGGILKYLEQVPEAESRWQGECFVFDQRVALNHRLEPGEYSLCHACGLPVSAEQRALPNYIKGVQCVHCLDRFTDADRARFAMRQWQIDQMQA, from the coding sequence GTGGACCCGAGCTGCCAAGAGCCCGTGCTGGCGAACGACAGCCGACTCCTGGTGGCAGCGTTCTATGCCTTCACTGCCCTGGATGACGAGCGTCGCGAGACGTTGCTGACCAGCTTGCCAAGCCTGGCTCGCGAAGGTGATGTGCTCGGCTCGGTGCTGGTGGCCCTGGAAGGGGTGAACGGCACGATCAGCGGACCAGAACCCGGCGTGAATGCCGTGCTGGACCACTTGCGCGCGTCTCTAGATCTCGGCGACGACCACTACGCGCGTCTCGAAGTGAAACGCAGCTGGGCCGACAAGCCGGTGTTCCGCCGCTTCAAGGCCCGGCGCAAAAAGGAGATCGTGACCATCGGCGTGACCAGCGTGGACCCCCACGCCAGCGTCGGCACCTATGTAGAGCCGGGCGACTGGAACGCGCTGGTGGATGATCCCAACACGCTGGTGATCGACACCCGCAACAGCTACGAAACAGCCATCGGCTCCTTCGACGGCGCCATCGACCCCGGCACCGAAAGCTTTCGCGATTTCCCGCAATGGGCGGAGACAACACTGAGGCCGCTGATGGAGGACAACGGCAACAAGCGCATCGCCATGTTCTGCACCGGAGGCATCCGCTGCGAAAAGGCCAGCAGCTACTTGCAGCAACAGGGCTTCGGGGAGGTGCACCACCTGCGCGGCGGCATCCTCAAATACCTGGAGCAAGTGCCGGAAGCCGAGAGCCGCTGGCAGGGGGAGTGCTTTGTCTTCGATCAGCGGGTAGCCCTGAACCACCGGCTTGAACCCGGTGAATACAGCCTCTGCCATGCCTGCGGCCTACCGGTTTCAGCCGAACAACGCGCACTGCCGAATTACATCAAAGGGGTGCAATGTGTGCATTGCCTGGATCGCTTCACCGACGCCGACCGGGCACGCTTCGCCATGCGGCAATGGCAAATTGATCAGATGCAGGCTTGA
- the lysA gene encoding diaminopimelate decarboxylase, with protein sequence MTQTITSQRPFEANRDAESPNRNLTPITTELDSTDRLVIGGCQLSDLAERYGTPLYVLDEATVRTTCRAYRQALAKHYAGPALPIYASKANSSLVMSNLAASEGMGLDAVSAGELLTALRGGMPGERMVLHGNNKADDELLLAYANKVTIVVDNQHDLDRLAELVPAGAEPARLMLRFTPGIECHTHEYIRTGHLDSKFGFDPDQVEPVLHSLVGQPWAQLTGLHAHIGSQIFELEPHRDLAAVMADKLKLARDLGHPVDDLNVGGGLGIRYVESDDPPSIEQWVQVVAEAVTAACKERGLALPRLMCEPGRSLVATAGVTLYTVGARKTIPNVRTYVAIDGGMSDNPRPITYQSLYTCCLADRPLAQADESVNLVGKHCESGDVLLKDLPLPSTKSGDIVAVFATGAYNASMSSNYNRIPRPAAVLVHDGSAELVQKREQPDDLLRYDVLPERFNALR encoded by the coding sequence GTGACCCAAACCATCACCAGTCAACGGCCCTTCGAGGCGAACCGGGATGCGGAGAGCCCCAATCGCAATCTGACCCCGATCACCACCGAACTCGATTCCACGGATCGCCTGGTGATTGGAGGCTGCCAGCTCAGCGACTTAGCTGAGCGCTACGGCACACCTTTGTATGTGTTGGATGAGGCGACCGTTCGCACCACCTGCCGGGCCTACCGCCAAGCCCTGGCCAAGCACTACGCAGGCCCAGCCCTTCCGATCTACGCCTCCAAAGCCAACAGCTCCCTGGTGATGAGCAACCTTGCGGCCTCCGAGGGCATGGGTCTGGATGCCGTTTCCGCCGGTGAACTGCTGACGGCGCTGCGCGGGGGGATGCCTGGAGAGCGGATGGTGCTGCACGGCAACAACAAAGCCGACGACGAGCTGCTGCTCGCCTACGCCAACAAGGTGACGATCGTTGTGGACAACCAACACGATCTGGATCGCCTGGCCGAACTGGTGCCCGCCGGAGCCGAACCAGCTCGGCTGATGCTGCGCTTTACCCCAGGCATCGAGTGCCATACGCACGAATACATCCGCACGGGTCACCTGGACAGCAAGTTCGGCTTCGATCCCGACCAGGTGGAACCGGTGCTGCACAGCCTTGTGGGACAACCCTGGGCGCAACTCACCGGCCTGCACGCCCACATCGGATCCCAGATTTTTGAACTCGAGCCCCACCGGGATCTGGCCGCGGTGATGGCTGACAAACTGAAGCTGGCCCGCGACCTGGGCCATCCCGTGGACGACCTCAACGTGGGGGGCGGACTGGGGATCCGCTATGTGGAATCTGATGACCCCCCGAGCATTGAGCAGTGGGTTCAGGTGGTAGCCGAAGCCGTCACAGCAGCATGCAAGGAGCGTGGGCTCGCGCTGCCGCGGTTGATGTGCGAACCGGGCCGTTCTCTAGTAGCGACAGCCGGTGTCACCCTTTACACGGTGGGGGCCCGCAAAACAATCCCCAACGTGCGGACCTACGTGGCCATCGACGGCGGAATGAGTGACAACCCCCGGCCGATCACCTACCAATCGCTTTACACCTGTTGCCTGGCCGACAGGCCCCTGGCCCAGGCCGACGAAAGCGTGAATCTGGTAGGCAAGCACTGCGAATCAGGCGATGTGCTGCTGAAGGACCTTCCCCTGCCCAGCACCAAGAGCGGCGACATCGTGGCTGTGTTTGCGACCGGTGCCTACAACGCCTCGATGAGTTCGAACTACAACCGGATCCCGAGGCCCGCCGCCGTTCTGGTGCACGATGGCTCGGCGGAGCTGGTTCAGAAGCGGGAGCAGCCGGATGACCTGCTGCGCTACGACGTTTTGCCAGAACGATTCAACGCGTTACGTTGA
- the bioB gene encoding biotin synthase BioB has translation MTLSIRHDWTTEEIQTLLELPLMELLWQAQTVHREANPGYRVQLASLLSVKTGGCEEDCAYCSQSIHNSSDVSAFEAQMQVEPVLQRARAAKEAGADRFCMGWAWREIRDGAPFEAMLEMVRGVRGMGMEACVTAGMLTDQQAGRLAEAGLTAYNHNLDTSPEHYDRIISTRTYQERLETLERVRNAGVTLCCGGIIGMGETLRDRASMLQVLASMNPHPESVPVNGLVAVEGTPLEEQAPFEPLELVRMVATARILMPHARVRLSAGRESMSREAQILCLQAGADSIFYGDVLLTTGNPDVEADRQLLVDAGVTANWQEEAAAPASCSP, from the coding sequence ATGACGCTCAGCATCCGCCACGACTGGACCACCGAGGAGATCCAGACCCTGCTGGAACTGCCCTTGATGGAGCTGCTTTGGCAGGCACAAACCGTTCATCGGGAAGCCAACCCTGGCTATCGGGTGCAGCTGGCCTCGCTGCTGAGTGTGAAAACAGGGGGTTGCGAGGAGGACTGTGCCTACTGCTCCCAGTCGATCCACAACAGCAGTGATGTGTCGGCCTTTGAGGCCCAGATGCAGGTGGAACCGGTGCTGCAGCGCGCTCGAGCCGCCAAGGAGGCCGGTGCCGATCGCTTCTGCATGGGCTGGGCCTGGCGCGAAATCCGCGACGGTGCACCCTTCGAAGCGATGCTTGAGATGGTGCGGGGAGTGCGCGGCATGGGCATGGAGGCCTGTGTGACCGCAGGGATGCTCACCGATCAACAGGCCGGACGGTTGGCCGAGGCCGGGCTCACGGCCTACAACCACAACCTCGACACCAGCCCCGAGCACTACGACCGGATCATCTCCACACGCACATATCAGGAACGGCTTGAAACGCTGGAGCGTGTGCGCAATGCGGGTGTCACCCTTTGCTGCGGCGGCATCATCGGCATGGGTGAAACCCTGCGGGACCGAGCCTCGATGCTGCAGGTGCTGGCCAGCATGAACCCCCATCCTGAAAGCGTGCCGGTGAATGGGCTGGTGGCTGTCGAGGGCACGCCTCTGGAGGAGCAAGCCCCCTTTGAACCCTTGGAGCTGGTGCGGATGGTGGCGACCGCGAGAATCCTGATGCCCCACGCCCGGGTGCGGTTGAGCGCCGGGCGTGAATCGATGAGCCGCGAGGCCCAGATTCTTTGCCTTCAAGCGGGAGCCGATTCCATTTTCTACGGCGATGTGTTGCTCACCACCGGCAACCCGGATGTGGAAGCCGACCGCCAGCTGCTCGTCGATGCGGGGGTCACCGCCAACTGGCAGGAGGAAGCAGCTGCTCCCGCAAGTTGTTCTCCCTGA